The region accaaatgaaaaacagaatcacATTATTATGGCTGAGTTTCCTCCCAAGACTCCATGCAGAGCTCTCTGTAGAGCTGGGTTGGGTTTTAACTTATGCCAGAGCTCTAGGTGGGGCTGACACCATCTCATGCCAAGCTCTCAGTTCTGGGCTAACGTCATCTCTGGTCCACTCTATGGAGTGGAAACTTTGGAGGAATGGCCAATGTGTTCCGTGGTGTAGGAAGAGGGAAATTGTGAACGTGACTTTCTAAATTGTGGAGGAACTAACCACTGTAAATGTGCCTTGAACTATGTTGTTTAATTTGACCAGTCAGATCAATGACTTTCCCATTGAATgaagatatggggacatatgtatatgtataactgatttactttgttataaagcagaaactaacacaccattgtaaagcaattatacgccaataaagatgttaaaaaaaatggtataaggAGATGGAGAGGCCGGGAGTCTTATTTTCCCACCAATTAACTTTTTCTCTGACCATGACCTTCCCTTTGAGTCTCCTAGACCTTTAGGATGATCGCAACCCCTTAGGTTGGGTGATGGTAACCCCATCTTCACTAGAACCTCTATAGTTAACTTTGATTTTTCCCAATCTGTCTATCCATCCCATGTATGCAGTCAGAcatttgatcttggacttttactGACAAAATATGCTTGAATATAACCATTTCTTTTCACTCCCACTGCTACTGCTATTGTCACTGCCTTAACTAGGGCTTTATCtttaagttctttttaaaaatatataaatatctatatataaataaaatatacacataaataaaatatattaattctgatgattttaaagtattttcttgaTAAACACTTTTCCTGATAAAGatacacaatattttatataaatatttttgtattatctgttcttttcttagaattttagtCATATGATTCTATCTCTTGGTGTGTCTAGAACTTTTTGATTGAATGCTGTCAATTTTATTtggctttctttgtttttctcagtcaatatcttatataaatatttttgtattatctgttcttttcttagaattttagtCATATGATTCTACCTCTTGGTATATCTAGAACTTTTTGATTGAATGCTGGctattttatttggctttttttttttctcagtggaaACGTTGttttgcttcaaaatattttattctatctgGAAGTAGCAAATCTtcaaattacaattttttaaatgctttcaaataTCAATACTATAGGTGtcacaaaatctagaaaaatatttaaaaattaactactgggcttccatggtggcacagtgattgagagtccgcctgccgatgcaggggacacgggttcgtgccccggtccgggaagatcctacatgccgcggagcggctgggcccgtgagccatggccactgagcctgcatatccggagcctgtgctccgcaacaggagaggccacaacagtgagagacccgcgtaccacacacacaaaaaatttactGCCAGATGTGTCTCTATAAAACTTTTTCCCCACTCTTTTAGCTATAAATTCTTTAACTGACTCCTCATATGAcagtttatgtattttagaaataaaattttaagaaataaactttgtaGTTTATAGACATAGATTTCTTTTAACATGGTTGATTAGAATTTGCTTTTAGTTATTAAAGtttagaaaagtttatttcaGCTTCACAATTTCTTATTGATAATGTCACATTAATTTTCATTGTTAACTTTGAGAAAATCTCTATGGATTACTTCCTCATAAACATTTACTATTATAAATGCATTACTGATTTCAGTACTGCTATAGGTTTGTGCATTACAGGAATTCTGATAAAATACTCATTCACACCATTCCATTACACACATTATTGATGgagtatattcttttatttatttatttatttatttatttatttatttatggctgtgttgggtcttcgttgctgtgcgcaggttttctctagttgcagtgagtgggggctactctttgttgcagtgcgcaggcttctcattgcagtgacttctcttgttgcagagctcgggctctaagcacgcaggcttcagtagttatggctcgcaggctccgtagttgtggctcatgggctctagagcgcaggctccgtagttgtggcgcatgggcttagttgctccacggcatgtgggatcttcccggaccagggcttgaagccatgtcccctgcattggcaggcggcttcttaaccactgcgccatcaagGAAAGCCCCTGGAGTATATTCTTGACAGAAGAAAATTTCCGTTTTGACTAAACATTGATGAGAACTGAATCTTTGACTTATCTTTCACATGCCTGTTGATTGAAATAATTTTCCACAGAATAGCTTCtggttttatacttttcagttctttttttcttcttccaacgCACATGCTTTGAGAGCTGTGAAGTGCAAGACATGGCTATACTGTAAGGTGGTTTCTGTCCTTATGCTTCTGTGTCTTGTGCTAGTTAAGTCAGTAGTCAGTAACAGTACTGGAAGTTATTCCTGTAATGAGATAGTATATAGTCAATTACATCTGGTGGTGTCTGAAAATCACATAATAGCCTCACTTAAAACATCTCCTTAGCCAGATTTCAAAAAAGCCTGTGGCCATTCCAATATGATCCAACTTAGCTGAATATGATAGAAGGAAAATTGGCAAAGAAAGAGACGCTGGTCTTACCTAATGGAAgttaaaatatctcaattttgaCAATTTTGCAAAAACCTATAATTACATGAACTAATTTCTAGGGTTCTTCGTAGGACCTAAAAAGGAACCCATAAAGTGGTGAACAACAATAGAAGctactgtaatgagaagcccatgcaccgcaacaaagaatagccaccgttcgccacaactagagaaagcccgcatgcagcactgaagacccaaagcagaaaaaataaaaataaataaataaaaataaataaatttattttaaaaaaagtaatactcAGGTTTGAGGCATGAGAAATATGAGGAGAAATTAGCTAATGTTTTCAGAACTTTATAAATATCAAGGTCAGTCTCTAAGATTTTAGCATTATATACAATATTGGTTACTTATTAGTGGTTTGGGAAggccaatttaaaattttctcatcttACTGTATTGAAATTCACGGCCCTAATATTTTCCACATTGACTATATGAATGATGAAGAAAATTCAATCATGTATTTCATTTCCAACTgggcagaaaacaaaattttaaaaagtgtttggaCTCctgccttttgatttcttctaagGCAAATATATAGGTAATTTTTATTCCCTGATTAGGAGAAAAATGGTGGAAGAGGGCAGGGTTAAGAATTAAGATTTCAAGACCGTGAGAGGTAGATGGCCATCCAGAGTTCCTAAGGTTCGGTGCCTGTTACTGTTGCCGCCGCTTAAGCCTGCCAAAGCAGTGGTACGGCTGCTGCCCTCGTGTTTGCTACCTCTAGAAACATTCTTGCCAGTAGTGGTGGCAGCGGGACTCAATgaccccctttcctctctccctccagaaGCTCCAGATGGTGTATTCTGTGGGCAACGTGGCTGACAGCACAGAGCCAACGAAACTAACCTTCCAAGGGTTAGCTGAGTTGGCACATCGAGAATATCAGGCAGGAGATTTTGAGGCAGCTGAGAGATACTGCATGCAGCTCTGGAGACAAGAGCCAGACAATAGTGGTGtacttttattactttcatcTATAAACTTCCAGTGTCGAAGGCTGGACAGATCTGCCCACTTTAGTACTCTGGCAATTAAACAGAACCCTCTTCTGGCAGAAGCCTATTCGAATTTGGGGAATGTGTACAAGGAAGGAAGGCAGATGCAGGAAGCAATTGAGCATTACCGGTATGCACTGCGTCTCAAACCAGATTTCATCGATGGTTATATTAACCTGGCAGCCGCTTTGGTAGCAGCAGGCGACATGGAAGGGGCAGTACAAGCTTACGTCTCTGCTCTTCAGTACAATCCTGATTTGTACTGTGTTTGCAGTGACCTGGGGAACGTGCTCAAAGCCCAGGGTCACTTGGAAGAAGCCAAGGCATGTTATTTGAAAGCAATTGAGACGCAACCGAACTTTGCAGTAGCCTGGAATAATCTTGGCTGTGTTTTCAATGCGCAAGGAGAGATTTGGCTTGCAATTCATCACTTTGAAAAGGCTGTCAACCTTGACTCCCATTTTCTGGATGCTTATATAAGTTTAGGAAATGTCTTGAAAGAGGCACGGATTTTTGACAGAGCTGTGGCAGCTTACCTTTTTGCCCTAAGCTTGAGTCCAAATCATGCAGTGGTACATGGCAACCTGGCTTGTGCATACTATGAGCAAGGCCTGATAGATCTGGCAATAGACATCTACAGGTGAGCTATTGAATTGCAATCACATTTCCCTGATGCTTACTACAACCTAGCCAACGATCTCAAAGAGAAGAGCGGTGTTGCCAAAGGAGAAGATTGTTATATAGCTCTCCGGCTGTGTCCCACCCATGCAGACTCTGAATAACCTAGCCAATATGAAACGAGAACAGGGAAACATTGAAGAGGCAGTTCGCTTGTATCATAAAGCATTAGAAGTCTTCCCAGAGTTTGCTGCTGCCCATTCAAATTTAGCAAGTGTATTGCAGCAGCAGGGAGAACTGCAGGAAGCTCTGATGCATTATAAGGAGGTTATTCGAATCAGTCTTACGTTTGCGGATGCCTACTATAATATGGGAAACACTCTAATGGAGATGCAGGATGTCCAGGGAGCCTTGCAGTGTTATACTCGTGCCATTCAGATTAACCCTGCATTTGTGGATGCCCACAGCAATCTGGCTGCCATTCACAAGGATTCAGGGAATATTCCAGAAGCAATTGCTTCTTATCGCACTGCTCTGAAGCTTAAACCTGATTTTCCTGATGCTTATTGTAATTTGGCTCATTACCTGCAGATTGTCTGTGATTGGACAGACTATGATGAGCGAATGAAGAAGTTGGTCAGCATTGTGGCTAACCAGTTAGAGAAGAATAGGTTGCCTTCTGTGCAACCTCATCATAGTATGCTATATCCTCTTTCTCATGGCTTCAGGAAGGCTATTGCTGACCTCTTTCTCATGGCTTCAGAAAGGCTATTGCTGAGAGGCATGGGGACGTCTGCTTGGATAATATAAATGTCCTTCATAAACCACCGTATGAACATCCAAAAGACTAGAAGCTCAGTGGTGGTCGACTGCGTGTAGGATACGTGAGTTCTGACTTTGGGAATCATCCTACTTCTCATCTTATGCAGTCTATTCCAGGCATGCACAATCCTGATAAATGAGGTATTCTGTTATGCCCTGAGCCCAGATGATGGCACAAACGTCAGAGTGAAGGTGATGGCAGAAACCCatcatttcattgatctttctcaTATTCCATGCGATGGAAAAGCAGCTGATCGCATCCATCAAGATGGTATACACATCCTTGTAAATATGAATGGTTATACCAAGGGTGCTCGAAATGAACTCTTTGCTCTCAGGCCAGCTCCTATTCAGNNNNNNNNNNACCAAGGGTGCTCGAAACGAACTCTTTGCTCTCAGGCCAGCTCCTATTCAGGCAATGTGGCTGGGGTACCCTGGGACTAGTGGCGCGCTTTTCATGGATTATATCATCACTGATCAGGAAACTTCACCTGCTGAAGTTGCTGAGCAGTATTCTGAGAAACTGGCTTATATGCCCCATAATTTCTTTACTGGTGATCATGCTAGTATGTTCCCTCACCTGAAGAAAAAAGCAGTCATCGATTTTAAGTCCAATGGGCACATTTATGACAATCGGATTGTGCTGAATGGCATCGACCTCAAAGCATTTCTTGATAGTCTACCAGATGTGAAAATAGTCAAGATGAAATGTCCTGATGGAGAAGACAACGCAGACAGCAGTAATACAGCTCTTAATATGCCTGTCATTNNNNNNNNNNNNNNNNNNNNNNNNNNNNNNNNNNNNNNNNNNNNNNNNNNNNNNNATCTAGGTTTTGGGCAAGTCACAGTGCTAATTAAAGCTAAGCAAGTATGGACAACATCTAGCCTTCTTTGCCCCTTTGTGGGGAGGTAAATCTGATTGGGTGAAAGGACTTATTGTTAACCAATCTTTGTAGAAACATCCCCTTCTGCTTAGTCCGCTGGTTCTCAATTCTGGCTAGACATTGGCATCGTCTGAGGaggtttaaaatgattttattggtCTAGGATGACCAACCGTCGGTgtgagggtttttaaaaagtgcttcagatgattctaatgtgcagccaaatTTAGGTGCCACTGCTTAAGCTTTTGAACCGCTGCTACATATTTTCATCTCATCTTCCTATGAGAATATCCAACTGtagttgaggtttgtttttttgtttgttttctttttttaattgtcttattATAAGATTTCTGTCTTAAATAAGATTGAATGTACAGAAAATCCTGCTAGTCCATCTGGTATAGCTGGATACTTAGAATAATATCGTTAAGATATATACCATTTAAGTATTGTGactggccttttaaaaattaacatatgcATTGAATTAGTCTGATCTCTTTTGAAGTTGTCATGTTGGGGAGCTATACCTCTGATCTGCCGCCATTGCTAAGTATCTGGACACCTCTTATTaggaattgcttttaaaaatctttagggATTAAAACCCAGATTGCTGTATTATTTGTCCTGGGACCATAAAAACCTCACAAAGTTCCCCCGCTGTACCTTCTACCCCCATCTCTAACCCTTGGCAACttctaatctgttctccatctccacagttttgttattttaagaataatatgTAAACATAATCATGAATTACTTAATCTTCGGAGATTggccttttaaatttaaaatttttttaaaaatttttccctcGGCATCATTCCCTTGAAGTTCATTtcaatttttgcatatattaataatttgttcctttttgttgctcGGTAGTATTCTATCATAACATTTTATCACAATTTGTTTCCACATTCATCCATTGAAAAACATTTGGGTAGTtgccagtttttggctattaaaaataaaactgctatgaacatttatatgtaattttctGTGGGAACTtaagtgtttgtttcttttggataaatgctCAAGAGTACAATTACTGCGTTGTAGGGTGAATCTACTTTTAGGATTAAAAAAGACTGTAAAGCTGTTTCTCAGAGTGgctaaactatttttattttcccaccagTGATGTAATTTTTCTACGTACTCGccagcatttgatattgtcactataattttagttattctctgatatctcattatggtttaatttgcatttccctaatggctaatgatgttgaacatcttttcatgtgcttctttgccaTGTGTATATTCTCTTCCATGAAATGTCTGTTCctgtcttctgcctattttctagttggatttttttaagttgtttggagagttctttgtatattatagATACAAGTCATTTGTCTCATATGggattttcaaatatgttttctcacTGCGTAATTTGAGTTTTCATCCACTTAAAAAGATCTTCTATGAAGcatttttaactcattttgatgatatccaatttatcagtttttggtttgttttttttttaattgatcatACTTtcggtgtcaagtctaagaattaTTCACCTAGTTCTAGAtgctgttttttttctaaaaatgtcctgcttttacatttaagattatgatccatttttatttaatttttgtgtaagttGTGGAGGTTTAGGTTTAGGTTAaggttcattttttgtttgtttttgtcgaGGGATGTGCAACTGTTTCagtaccattttttgaaaagtctaTTCTTTCTTGATAGCTTTTGCACTGCTGTCAAAAacaagttaaatttatttatgtcagtctatttctgggttctctattccatTTCATTGATACACTACCCTCCATCATTACTGCAAAATCTTGAAATTGGGTAGATTAATTCCTCCCATTTTAATCTTCCTTTACAAATTGTTTTAGCAATTCTTCAGCCTCTTCTTACTATATAAATCttagaataagcttgtctatATCCACAAAAACCTTGAGTGCATTTAAAGAGTAATTGTGTTTTAAGCCTCTTaacttggggagaattgacatcttcattatgttgtgttttctaatccatgaacaaggTATGTCTCCCTATTTGTTggggactttaaaatttttcttcatcagcattttgtaattttcagtataGAGGTACTATAAATGTCTTATTGGgcttatatttaagtatttatttaagtCAGTTGTAAATGGcgcacatatttttatttaagcttCTACACAtttgttattaatatataatttgataaaattgTGTTGATTTTGTACTCTAAAACATTTACAAACTAATATTATTTCTcgttttttgtgttttccttggtattttctccatttagatTTTCATCTCATCTTCAGatacagttttacttttccttaaTCAATATAATAGGATATATTACTATTCAACATTCAGTAGGATATATTCcttcctattcaacatagtaggAATAGTCCTTTTATCTTTNNNNNNNNNNNNNNNNNNNNNNNNNNNNNNNNNNNNNNNNNNNNNNNNNNNNNNNNNNNNNNNNNNNNNNNNNNNNNNNNNNNNNNNNNNNNNNNNNNNNNNNNNNNNNNNNNNNNNNNNNNNNNNNNNNNNNNNNNNNNNNNNNNNNNNNNNNNNNNNNNNNNNNNNNNNNNNNNNNNNNNNNNNNNNNNNNNNNNNNNNNNNNNNNNNNNNNNNNNNNNNNNNNNNNNNNNNNNNNNNNNNNNNNNNNNNNNNNNNNNNNNNNNNNNNNNNNNNNNNNNNNNNNNNNNNNNNNNNNNNNNNNNNNNNNNNNNNNNNNNNNNNNNNNNNNNNNNNNNNNNNNNNNNNNNNNNNNNNNNNNNNNNNNNNNNNNNNNNNNNNNNNNNNNNNNNNNNNNNNNNNNNNNNNNNNNNNNNNNNNNNNNNNNNNNNNNNNNNNNNNNNNNNNNNNNNNNNNNNNNNNNNNNNNNNNNNNNNNNNNNNNNNNNNNNNNNNNNNNNNNNNNNNNNNNNNNNNNNNNNNNNNNNNNNNNNNNNNNNNNNNNNNNNNNNNNNNNNNNNNNNNNNNNNNNNNNNNNNNNNNNNNNNNNNNNNNNNNNNNNNNNNNNNNNNNNNNNNNNNNNNNNNNNNNNNNNNNNNNNNNNNNNNNNNNNNNNNNNNNNNNNNNNNNNNNNNNNNNNNNTTAATGGATAGGCTCACATGACTTTTCCCCCTTAATCTATTGGATATGGTGGATTACattgtttgattttcaaatatttaaccaACTTTGCATAACtggaataaataccacttgatcatggtatattattctttttatatatttctggatttaatttactaatatttggctgaggatttttgcagccaatttcataaaaaata is a window of Physeter macrocephalus isolate SW-GA chromosome 18, ASM283717v5, whole genome shotgun sequence DNA encoding:
- the LOC112062703 gene encoding LOW QUALITY PROTEIN: UDP-N-acetylglucosamine--peptide N-acetylglucosaminyltransferase 110 kDa subunit-like (The sequence of the model RefSeq protein was modified relative to this genomic sequence to represent the inferred CDS: inserted 2 bases in 1 codon; substituted 1 base at 1 genomic stop codon), whose amino-acid sequence is MTPFPLSLQKLQMVYSVGNVADSTEPTKLTFQGLAELAHREYQAGDFEAAERYCMQLWRQEPDNSGVLLLLSSINFQCRRLDRSAHFSTLAIKQNPLLAEAYSNLGNVYKEGRQMQEAIEHYRYALRLKPDFIDGYINLAAALVAAGDMEGAVQAYVSALQYNPDLYCVCSDLGNVLKAQGHLEEAKACYLKAIETQPNFAVAWNNLGCVFNAQGEIWLAIHHFEKAVNLDSHFLDAYISLGNVLKEARIFDRAVAAYLFALSLSPNHAVVHGNLACAYYEQGLIDLAIDIYRXAIELQSHFPDAYYNLANDLKEKSGVAKGEDCYIALRLCPTHADXLNNLANMKREQGNIEEAVRLYHKALEVFPEFAAAHSNLASVLQQQGELQEALMHYKEVIRISLTFADAYYNMGNTLMEMQDVQGALQCYTRAIQINPAFVDAHSNLAAIHKDSGNIPEAIASYRTALKLKPDFPDAYCNLAHYLQIVCDWTDYDERMKKLVSIVANQLEKNRLPSVQPHHSMLYPLSHGFRKAIADLFLMASERLLLRGMGTSAWII